The proteins below come from a single Rhodococcus sp. WMMA185 genomic window:
- a CDS encoding asparaginase has translation MPKIAVVTTGGTIASSQDGRGVSTPVMTGSDLLGGVGTGTELRIRDLMSKDSSSMSFADMDRVRGAVVEELRDPDVDAVVVLHGTDTMEETAFLVDLHHDDPRPVIFTGAQRTFDHPESDAMANLTAAITAGSDPALRCRGVLIVFGGAQHRASGTRKADTTSLEAFHSVHATDTPQHRLDPLPWRPISGTRVDIVAIYPGADRVQIDACVAAGARGLVLDALGSGNANPSIVASVRDCVAASIPVAVATRVPRGPIAPAYGGGGGGHDLAEAGALFSTHLRAGQARVLLAVLLAGPDRDDLEKEFDRRSRLDPTPEISRG, from the coding sequence GTGCCCAAGATCGCCGTCGTCACCACCGGGGGCACCATCGCCAGCAGTCAGGACGGGCGCGGCGTGAGCACGCCCGTGATGACGGGCTCGGATCTGCTAGGTGGTGTCGGGACGGGAACGGAGCTTCGAATCAGGGATCTCATGTCGAAGGACAGTTCGAGTATGTCGTTCGCCGATATGGATCGTGTACGCGGTGCGGTCGTGGAAGAGCTTCGCGATCCCGATGTCGATGCGGTGGTCGTGCTGCACGGAACCGACACCATGGAGGAGACCGCGTTCCTCGTCGATCTCCACCATGACGATCCGCGCCCGGTGATCTTCACCGGCGCGCAACGGACCTTCGACCACCCCGAATCCGATGCAATGGCAAACCTTACGGCCGCAATCACCGCCGGATCGGACCCTGCACTGCGTTGTAGAGGGGTACTGATCGTTTTCGGGGGTGCCCAGCATCGAGCATCGGGCACCCGCAAAGCCGACACGACGTCACTCGAAGCCTTTCATTCCGTGCATGCCACCGACACTCCACAGCATCGGCTCGATCCGTTGCCGTGGCGCCCCATATCCGGAACTCGCGTCGACATCGTCGCTATCTACCCCGGCGCGGATCGGGTTCAGATCGACGCGTGCGTGGCAGCCGGGGCACGTGGCCTGGTACTCGACGCACTCGGGTCAGGGAACGCGAACCCCTCGATCGTCGCCTCCGTCCGGGACTGCGTGGCCGCAAGTATTCCTGTCGCCGTTGCGACCCGGGTGCCTCGGGGCCCGATCGCCCCCGCTTATGGTGGTGGCGGCGGCGGCCACGACCTCGCCGAGGCCGGCGCCCTATTCTCCACGCATCTCAGAGCAGGTCAGGCACGCGTGCTGCTCGCTGTGCTGCTCGCCGGACCCGACCGAGATGACCTCGAGAAGGAATTCGACCGACGCTCACGTCTCGACCCCACCCCGGAGATCAGCCGAGGTTGA
- a CDS encoding carbonic anhydrase, which translates to MPNTSPASAWKSLQQGNDRFVNGEVIHPSQGIADRAKLVEGQHPTAVLFGCGDSRVAAEIIFDQGLGDMFVVRTAGHVIDDSVLGSIEFAVEVLNVPLIVVLGHDSCGAVKATVDALDGGKVPNGFIRSIVERVAPSILMGRGDGLTTVDEFVRRHVVETGSLLMQRSRIIADRVEQGKCAIAGATYKLSDGRMQLQATVGDIGELGD; encoded by the coding sequence ATGCCTAACACCAGCCCGGCCTCCGCGTGGAAGTCCCTGCAACAGGGTAACGATCGTTTCGTCAACGGAGAGGTGATCCATCCCAGCCAGGGAATCGCCGACCGCGCAAAGCTCGTCGAGGGGCAACATCCAACTGCTGTGCTGTTCGGATGCGGCGATTCGCGTGTCGCCGCCGAGATCATCTTCGATCAAGGTCTCGGTGACATGTTCGTGGTCCGCACAGCCGGTCATGTCATCGATGACTCCGTCCTCGGGTCCATCGAGTTCGCGGTAGAGGTCCTCAACGTTCCGCTGATCGTCGTCCTGGGCCACGATAGTTGCGGCGCAGTGAAGGCAACCGTGGACGCACTCGACGGGGGCAAGGTCCCGAACGGATTCATCCGTAGCATCGTCGAGCGTGTGGCTCCCTCGATCCTGATGGGCCGTGGTGATGGCTTGACTACGGTCGACGAGTTCGTGAGGCGCCACGTCGTCGAGACCGGGTCGCTCTTGATGCAGAGATCACGCATCATCGCGGACCGGGTCGAGCAAGGTAAGTGTGCTATCGCGGGTGCTACCTACAAGCTCTCTGACGGTCGTATGCAGCTGCAGGCAACGGTCGGGGACATCGGTGAGCTCGGTGACTGA
- a CDS encoding A/G-specific adenine glycosylase, producing MSVDSSALIRWYETKARDLPWRRDGVTAWHILMSEIMLQQTPVIRVAPIWEEWVRRWPVPSLMAASSQADVLRAWGKLGYPRRALRLHQCAAVLATEHGDVVPDDVDTLLQLPGIGAYTARAVACFAYGQRVPVVDTNVRRVVARAVHGSAEPANPSTTRDLADVSALLPRTRARAATFSAALMELGATVCTARSPECSNCPLPSCSWVDSGRPAHNGERRKMQKFAGTDRQVRGKLMAVLRESSTPVERIRLDEVWMDDPGQRDRALHSLLIDGLVEQTDNGLFALAGEGG from the coding sequence GTGAGTGTGGACTCCTCCGCTTTGATCAGGTGGTACGAGACGAAGGCCCGGGACCTGCCGTGGCGTCGAGACGGAGTGACCGCCTGGCACATCCTGATGAGCGAGATCATGCTGCAGCAAACTCCGGTGATCCGGGTTGCGCCCATCTGGGAGGAGTGGGTGCGACGCTGGCCTGTCCCCTCACTCATGGCTGCGTCGAGCCAGGCCGACGTGCTACGCGCCTGGGGCAAGCTGGGCTACCCGCGCCGCGCCCTGAGACTGCACCAGTGCGCGGCTGTGTTGGCAACCGAACACGGGGACGTCGTGCCCGACGATGTCGACACGCTCCTCCAACTACCCGGCATCGGTGCCTATACAGCACGTGCGGTGGCCTGCTTTGCCTATGGACAGCGCGTCCCCGTTGTCGACACCAACGTCCGGCGAGTGGTCGCCAGGGCTGTGCACGGAAGCGCCGAGCCTGCGAATCCGTCGACCACCCGAGATCTGGCCGACGTGTCGGCACTGCTTCCGCGCACACGCGCGCGAGCGGCCACGTTCTCGGCGGCCCTCATGGAACTCGGGGCCACCGTGTGCACCGCCCGGTCACCCGAGTGCTCGAACTGCCCCCTGCCGAGCTGCTCATGGGTGGACTCCGGACGCCCAGCACACAACGGCGAGCGCCGGAAGATGCAGAAGTTCGCGGGCACCGACCGTCAGGTGCGGGGCAAGCTGATGGCTGTGCTGAGGGAGAGTTCCACCCCCGTCGAACGCATCCGGCTCGACGAGGTATGGATGGACGACCCGGGCCAACGCGACCGCGCCCTCCACTCGCTGCTGATCGACGGGCTCGTCGAGCAAACCGACAACGGGCTCTTCGCACTCGCGGGCGAGGGTGGTTGA
- a CDS encoding YjbQ family protein gives MFTTEIEIRTGAEPVVHDLTREIKKFLVAAEGDNGLLHIWVPHATAGLAVIETGAGSDSDLIAAIGELLPRDDRWQHRHGSHGHGRDHVLPAFLPPYASVPVVHGSPVTGTWQSVCLVDTNIDNPVRRVRFSFLAG, from the coding sequence ATGTTCACTACCGAGATCGAGATCCGCACCGGCGCTGAGCCCGTCGTCCACGATTTGACGCGAGAGATCAAGAAGTTCCTCGTAGCGGCTGAGGGGGACAACGGCCTGCTGCACATCTGGGTACCTCATGCGACTGCCGGGCTGGCCGTTATCGAGACAGGCGCCGGGAGCGACAGCGACCTGATCGCAGCCATCGGCGAACTCCTTCCGCGTGACGACCGCTGGCAGCACCGGCACGGCAGCCACGGGCACGGCCGCGACCACGTGCTGCCTGCGTTCCTGCCGCCGTATGCGTCGGTCCCCGTTGTCCACGGATCCCCGGTTACCGGAACCTGGCAATCTGTATGCCTCGTAGACACAAACATCGACAATCCGGTTCGGCGTGTTCGTTTCAGCTTTCTCGCCGGCTGA
- a CDS encoding coagulation factor 5/8 type domain-containing protein gives MKTLRTPSRGVSLTLAALLAWSLSAVTLTAPQALAAPPDTPDFGPNVTVFDPSMSSDSIQNRLDEIFQQQQTNQFGSERQAVLFKPGTYDADANVGFYTQVAGLGLSPDDVTINGAVHTDADWFDFNATQNFWRGAENLSVNPASGTDLWASAQAAPYRRMHLRGNLLLHEGGGWASGGLFADTKIDGRVESGSQQQWMTRNSEVGSWDGAVWNMTFLGSVNAPANTFPDPPYTTVAQTPVIREKPFLYVDSDNAWKVFVPALQTNTAGVSWEGGNPAGDSLPIDQFFIVKPGATASDINGALAQGKNLLFTPGVYHLDQTINIDRPDTVVLGLGLATLVPDNGVTAVSTADVDGIKIAGLLIDAGTTNSQTLMQIGPSDSTARHTANPTSLHDVYFRIGGAGVGKATQSLVINSSDVIGDHMWLWRADHGNGIGWNDNTAANGLVVNGDDVTMYGLFVEHYQEHQVIWNGNGGRTYFFQNEMPYDPPNQEAWMNGETLGYDAYYVNPEVTDHEAWGLGSYCFFDDNPSVVAEHAIEAPAAPGVRFHDMVTVSLGGTGTINHIINDSGGPSTPENNMATLVSGP, from the coding sequence ATGAAAACCCTCCGAACGCCGTCCCGCGGCGTGTCGCTCACCCTGGCCGCGTTACTGGCCTGGAGTCTGTCCGCCGTCACGCTGACCGCCCCTCAGGCCCTGGCGGCGCCGCCGGACACCCCCGACTTCGGCCCGAACGTCACCGTGTTCGATCCGTCCATGTCGTCCGACTCCATCCAGAACCGACTCGATGAGATCTTCCAGCAGCAGCAGACCAACCAGTTCGGATCGGAGCGCCAAGCCGTGCTCTTCAAGCCCGGCACCTATGACGCCGATGCCAACGTCGGCTTCTACACGCAGGTTGCGGGTCTCGGCCTGTCCCCGGACGACGTGACCATCAACGGTGCGGTTCACACCGACGCCGACTGGTTCGACTTCAATGCCACGCAGAACTTCTGGCGTGGCGCGGAGAACCTCTCGGTCAATCCGGCGAGCGGCACCGACCTCTGGGCGTCCGCGCAGGCAGCCCCGTACCGCCGCATGCACCTGCGAGGCAACCTCCTGCTACACGAGGGCGGCGGCTGGGCCAGTGGCGGTCTGTTCGCCGACACCAAGATCGACGGTCGGGTGGAGTCCGGCTCGCAGCAGCAGTGGATGACCCGCAACAGCGAGGTGGGCAGCTGGGATGGTGCGGTCTGGAACATGACCTTCCTCGGCTCGGTCAATGCACCGGCCAACACCTTCCCCGACCCGCCGTACACCACCGTCGCGCAGACTCCAGTGATCCGTGAGAAGCCGTTCCTGTATGTCGATTCGGACAATGCCTGGAAGGTATTCGTCCCGGCCCTGCAGACCAACACTGCAGGCGTGAGCTGGGAGGGCGGCAACCCGGCAGGCGACTCGTTGCCGATCGACCAGTTCTTCATCGTCAAGCCCGGCGCCACGGCCTCCGACATCAACGGCGCACTCGCCCAAGGCAAGAACCTGTTGTTCACCCCGGGCGTCTACCACCTCGACCAGACGATCAACATCGACCGCCCCGACACCGTCGTGCTGGGTCTGGGTCTTGCCACTCTCGTACCGGACAACGGCGTCACCGCTGTCAGCACGGCCGACGTGGACGGGATCAAGATCGCCGGACTGCTGATCGACGCGGGCACCACGAACTCGCAGACCCTGATGCAGATCGGCCCGTCCGACTCGACCGCGCGACACACCGCCAACCCCACTTCCCTGCACGACGTCTACTTCCGCATCGGGGGTGCCGGTGTCGGCAAGGCCACCCAGAGCCTGGTGATCAACAGCTCGGACGTCATCGGCGACCACATGTGGCTCTGGCGCGCCGATCATGGCAACGGCATCGGCTGGAACGACAACACCGCCGCCAACGGCCTGGTCGTCAACGGCGACGACGTGACGATGTATGGGCTGTTCGTGGAGCATTACCAGGAGCATCAGGTGATCTGGAACGGCAACGGCGGGCGCACCTACTTCTTCCAGAACGAGATGCCCTACGACCCGCCCAACCAGGAGGCCTGGATGAACGGCGAGACCCTCGGCTACGACGCTTATTACGTCAACCCGGAGGTGACTGACCACGAGGCCTGGGGCCTGGGCAGCTACTGCTTCTTCGATGACAACCCGTCCGTGGTTGCCGAACACGCCATCGAGGCTCCCGCGGCCCCCGGGGTCCGCTTCCACGACATGGTGACCGTCTCCCTCGGCGGGACCGGCACGATCAACCACATCATCAACGACAGCGGGGGCCCGTCCACTCCCGAGAACAACATGGCCACTTTGGTTTCCGGGCCCTGA
- a CDS encoding alpha/beta fold hydrolase — MVGESALHDEGGAGQPILLLHGLMGSARTWRRQIPWLRERGHVFTFDAAGHGRPAPAMLTTEAFVGDLASALDPFTEPWVVIGHSMGALHAWCLAAEFPEKVAALVLEDMAPDFRGRTADDWAAMIASWPQPFKEPEDLFEFFGPIAGQYFLDSFERRADGWYLHGDLDTFRDISQEWGGRHFWDQWASVTVPSLLIEGEFTITPDGQMRVMAQRHPGAHYVRIEQAGHLVHDDQPEQYRKAVEEFLDGLG; from the coding sequence GTGGTGGGTGAAAGTGCATTACACGACGAGGGTGGGGCGGGGCAGCCGATTCTGCTGCTGCACGGCTTGATGGGAAGCGCTCGAACCTGGCGCCGGCAAATTCCGTGGCTGCGCGAGCGAGGTCATGTCTTCACCTTCGACGCCGCCGGTCACGGTCGGCCGGCACCAGCGATGCTGACCACCGAAGCATTTGTCGGCGACCTCGCTTCTGCGCTCGATCCGTTCACCGAGCCGTGGGTGGTGATCGGCCACTCGATGGGCGCCCTGCACGCCTGGTGCCTGGCCGCCGAGTTCCCGGAGAAGGTCGCGGCCCTGGTGCTCGAAGACATGGCACCCGACTTTCGTGGCCGCACCGCCGACGACTGGGCGGCCATGATCGCAAGTTGGCCGCAGCCCTTCAAGGAACCGGAAGACCTCTTCGAATTCTTCGGACCGATTGCGGGACAGTACTTTTTGGACTCGTTCGAGCGTCGTGCTGATGGCTGGTACCTCCACGGGGATCTCGACACGTTTCGTGACATCTCGCAGGAGTGGGGCGGCAGGCACTTCTGGGATCAGTGGGCGTCGGTGACTGTTCCATCCCTGCTGATCGAGGGTGAGTTCACGATCACCCCGGACGGTCAGATGCGGGTGATGGCGCAGCGGCATCCTGGCGCCCACTACGTCCGGATCGAGCAGGCAGGACACCTCGTCCATGACGACCAACCCGAGCAGTACCGGAAGGCGGTCGAAGAGTTCCTCGATGGTCTCGGTTGA
- a CDS encoding antibiotic biosynthesis monooxygenase family protein, producing the protein MAVVKINAIEIPEGAGPELEKRFAASPRSVKDSPGFLGFQLLRPVKGENRYFVVTQWESDEAFEAWRSGPARQEHAGERKKPVSSGASLLEFEVVMDVEAANKG; encoded by the coding sequence ATGGCAGTGGTGAAGATCAACGCGATCGAAATTCCCGAGGGCGCAGGCCCCGAACTCGAGAAGCGGTTCGCCGCGAGCCCGCGGTCGGTGAAGGACTCTCCAGGCTTCCTGGGCTTCCAACTCCTCCGGCCGGTCAAAGGCGAGAACCGATACTTCGTGGTCACGCAGTGGGAGAGCGACGAGGCCTTCGAGGCGTGGCGCTCCGGACCGGCCAGGCAAGAGCACGCAGGTGAGCGCAAGAAGCCGGTCTCGTCCGGCGCGTCGCTTCTCGAGTTCGAGGTCGTTATGGACGTCGAGGCAGCGAACAAGGGCTGA
- a CDS encoding CbtB domain-containing protein, whose protein sequence is MALAYTPGTSVDTTRLAVISFAIVLFAMLALYLVGFDQGAISRSGMFMHELMHDGRHLLGLPCH, encoded by the coding sequence ATGGCACTCGCCTACACACCAGGCACGTCGGTCGATACGACTCGTCTTGCCGTCATCTCATTCGCGATTGTTCTTTTCGCGATGCTCGCCCTCTACCTCGTGGGCTTCGACCAGGGCGCAATCTCGCGCAGCGGCATGTTCATGCACGAATTGATGCATGACGGTCGCCACCTCCTGGGTCTCCCATGCCACTGA
- a CDS encoding CbtA family protein: MPLTDSLAKLVIRGLLAGLIAGLLAGGVAFVLGEPHIEAAIAIEESQGATDVAGHSHGGDQAGAATGHSHSDGEALVSRDGQRFGLFLATSLAGMALGAIFAVVAHYTRRVIPLPGPLFAMTLAAFGWLAIEAVPFFKYPANPPAVGDPDTVTQRTWLWLASVVLGLLAVVAAALVTRAVAAHAFRTVRLAAPLITFLAVVTIGYLILPTVNEVGDDFPAALLWEFRLSSLATQATLWLGLGLVFAFLTERAAKSKEPATAAAT; this comes from the coding sequence ATGCCACTGACAGATTCCCTCGCGAAACTCGTCATCCGTGGTCTGCTGGCAGGCCTGATCGCAGGCCTGCTGGCGGGCGGCGTCGCATTTGTTCTCGGCGAACCTCACATCGAGGCAGCCATTGCAATCGAAGAGTCACAGGGTGCAACCGATGTGGCGGGCCACTCGCACGGCGGCGATCAGGCCGGTGCGGCGACGGGGCACTCCCACTCTGACGGAGAGGCACTCGTCAGCCGTGACGGACAACGCTTCGGCCTGTTCTTGGCCACCTCCCTAGCCGGCATGGCCCTCGGCGCGATCTTCGCGGTCGTCGCGCACTACACGCGCAGGGTAATCCCCTTGCCAGGTCCGCTTTTCGCGATGACGCTGGCAGCGTTCGGTTGGCTGGCAATCGAGGCGGTGCCGTTCTTCAAGTACCCTGCCAACCCGCCGGCCGTCGGGGACCCCGACACCGTGACGCAGCGGACGTGGCTGTGGCTGGCCTCGGTCGTGCTCGGCCTACTCGCGGTAGTTGCGGCCGCCCTCGTGACTAGGGCTGTCGCGGCTCACGCGTTTCGGACTGTGCGGCTCGCCGCGCCCCTGATCACCTTCCTCGCCGTGGTGACGATCGGATACCTAATCCTTCCGACCGTCAACGAAGTGGGCGACGACTTCCCGGCAGCGCTGCTGTGGGAATTCCGTCTCTCTTCGCTTGCCACACAGGCAACGTTGTGGTTGGGGCTCGGACTTGTCTTCGCATTTCTGACCGAACGTGCTGCCAAGTCGAAGGAACCGGCAACCGCAGCGGCAACCTGA
- a CDS encoding ROK family transcriptional regulator: MTRHSGLVPAGTAFPVLSLLRSTGRMTRTELVERTGLTRKVVTQRLEELIRAGFAEEGEVGRSTGGRAPREVRFRADGAHILVAEIAETSISVGLTDLAGTVVSEIRAELDPRSGPDVTLGRIESIFDSLIADRSADSPSIYGIGIAIPGPVEISSGRPIGALSVPEWTDYPVRDRFVARYDLPVWVDNDANLMALGELREGQARGLDDVLFVKVGGGIGGAVISSGTLQRGSQGSAGEFGHVLVSEDVAERCWCGHTGCLTQVSGARAVGEFGQLAATTGESAILAAISSQGRAIGAPEVFTAAAAGDPVSTDILTRAGRTLGSVVSVLVSGLNPSLILFDAGLVSIDDPYMTAFRTTVRGRSLPSAVSEIQFAISTLGNSAGLTGAAYMVVDELLSPSRLGLWSEHGSPVGLADLIHRAAERAT; this comes from the coding sequence ATGACGCGACACTCCGGTCTAGTGCCCGCGGGCACCGCGTTTCCGGTTCTGAGTCTGCTGCGATCTACCGGCCGGATGACACGTACCGAACTGGTTGAGCGCACCGGCTTGACGAGGAAGGTGGTCACCCAACGACTCGAGGAACTGATCCGCGCGGGCTTCGCGGAGGAAGGCGAAGTCGGACGCTCCACCGGCGGCAGGGCGCCTCGCGAAGTGAGGTTCCGCGCAGATGGCGCTCACATCCTCGTCGCTGAAATCGCTGAGACGAGTATTTCCGTCGGCTTGACCGATCTGGCAGGAACCGTTGTGAGCGAGATACGAGCTGAGTTGGACCCGCGCTCAGGTCCGGATGTGACCCTTGGCCGTATCGAGTCGATCTTCGACTCCCTGATTGCGGACAGATCTGCCGACAGCCCGTCCATCTACGGTATCGGTATCGCAATCCCGGGCCCGGTCGAGATTTCGAGCGGCCGTCCGATTGGTGCGCTGTCCGTCCCGGAGTGGACCGACTACCCAGTTCGTGATCGGTTCGTCGCCCGTTACGACCTCCCGGTGTGGGTCGACAACGATGCGAATCTGATGGCCTTGGGCGAACTGCGCGAGGGACAGGCCCGCGGGCTCGATGACGTCCTCTTCGTCAAGGTCGGTGGAGGCATCGGTGGCGCCGTGATTTCGTCGGGAACGTTGCAGCGCGGTTCGCAAGGTTCCGCCGGCGAGTTCGGGCACGTGTTGGTCTCGGAGGACGTCGCCGAGCGATGCTGGTGCGGGCACACCGGGTGTCTCACCCAAGTTTCCGGCGCCCGCGCGGTAGGCGAGTTCGGACAACTCGCCGCGACCACGGGAGAAAGCGCCATCCTCGCTGCCATTTCGTCCCAAGGCCGTGCCATCGGCGCTCCCGAGGTATTCACTGCTGCCGCAGCCGGCGACCCGGTGAGCACCGATATCCTCACCCGCGCCGGACGCACCCTCGGCTCGGTGGTGTCAGTCCTGGTCAGTGGACTCAATCCCTCACTGATCCTGTTCGATGCCGGGCTGGTCAGCATCGACGACCCGTACATGACCGCCTTCCGAACCACCGTCCGGGGGCGCTCACTTCCGAGCGCGGTCAGCGAGATTCAATTCGCGATCTCAACCCTGGGGAACTCGGCGGGCCTGACGGGTGCCGCGTACATGGTCGTCGACGAACTGCTTTCTCCAAGTCGTCTCGGCCTGTGGAGTGAACACGGATCACCCGTCGGCCTGGCGGATCTCATCCACCGGGCAGCCGAACGCGCCACCTGA
- a CDS encoding glycoside hydrolase family 1 protein → MAAITGLDRPEDSTPKPASNAPDFPSDFLWGCATAAHQVEGGNINNDWWAFEHNPSTAARESSGDGIDQFHRYAEDFALLKALRHNTHRLSLEWSRIEPAPGEFSQSAIAHYRRVLTELADAGLVGFVTLHHFTLPAWFAERGSWLAPDAIDTFERYCRLVTTELGDLMPYVCTINEPQMIALHGYLEGYHPPGVTNPILWRRVGRVLLEAHEAAVRAVHECAPGAKAGLAVQLPLLVPARSDDTTRAFCAAMRAEIVDLYLDGLSGADRGDWLGVQYYRKQWVDTASPTLFAPPPAGTQVSQMGWAVFPEGLRLMLHRAAETGLPLYVTENGIATDDDAERIDYIESHLYAVAQARREGIDVRGYIHWSAFDNFEWSEGYGPKFGIIAVDRENGFARTPKPSAYAFARVAASGRITDLRHTHSY, encoded by the coding sequence GTGGCTGCGATCACCGGCCTCGACCGCCCGGAAGACTCCACACCGAAGCCCGCTTCCAACGCCCCTGACTTCCCGTCCGACTTCCTGTGGGGCTGCGCGACCGCCGCACACCAGGTCGAGGGGGGAAACATCAATAACGACTGGTGGGCGTTCGAGCACAACCCGTCCACCGCGGCCCGCGAATCCTCGGGCGACGGAATCGATCAGTTCCATCGCTACGCCGAAGATTTCGCCCTCCTGAAGGCCCTGCGCCACAACACCCATCGTCTGTCACTCGAGTGGTCCCGGATCGAACCGGCTCCAGGCGAATTCAGCCAATCCGCAATTGCGCACTACCGGCGAGTGCTCACCGAACTGGCCGACGCCGGACTTGTCGGATTCGTGACTCTGCACCACTTCACCCTCCCCGCCTGGTTCGCCGAGCGCGGGAGTTGGCTGGCGCCCGACGCCATCGACACATTCGAGCGCTACTGCCGACTCGTGACAACGGAGTTGGGCGACTTGATGCCGTATGTGTGCACGATCAACGAACCCCAAATGATCGCCCTGCACGGCTATCTCGAGGGCTACCATCCTCCCGGGGTGACGAATCCGATCTTGTGGCGGCGGGTCGGACGTGTGCTCCTCGAAGCCCACGAGGCCGCCGTTCGCGCGGTCCACGAGTGCGCACCCGGCGCCAAGGCCGGCCTCGCCGTCCAACTCCCGCTACTAGTTCCCGCGCGGTCCGACGACACGACGCGCGCATTCTGCGCGGCCATGCGCGCCGAAATCGTCGACCTCTACCTCGACGGCCTCAGCGGTGCGGACAGAGGTGATTGGCTCGGCGTGCAGTACTACCGCAAGCAGTGGGTCGACACGGCCTCCCCGACCCTGTTCGCGCCACCTCCTGCCGGAACCCAGGTCAGCCAGATGGGCTGGGCGGTGTTCCCCGAGGGGCTGCGGCTCATGCTGCACCGCGCCGCCGAAACCGGACTTCCCCTGTACGTCACCGAGAATGGCATCGCCACCGACGACGACGCAGAGCGGATCGACTACATCGAATCCCACCTCTACGCCGTCGCCCAGGCCCGCCGTGAGGGCATCGACGTCCGCGGCTATATCCACTGGTCCGCCTTCGACAATTTCGAATGGTCCGAGGGTTACGGCCCGAAATTCGGAATCATCGCCGTAGACCGGGAAAACGGCTTCGCTCGCACCCCCAAGCCCAGCGCCTATGCCTTCGCTCGCGTCGCCGCGAGTGGCCGCATCACAGACTTGCGTCACACACACTCTTACTGA
- a CDS encoding MFS transporter has translation MPTSPETKLGNPDAVATDVKASKRALVAGAIGNFVEWYDFVLYGASAPILARVFFSNDDPHAALLATFATFGIAFVARPFGAVILGNLGDRIGRRNVLAGVVLTMSVGTALIAALPTYAQIGLIAPLLLLVIRIVQGFTAGGEFGGSAAFIVEYAPPGKRGQYGSWQTATVGLGSATATAVVLVFTAVLPQEQLDSWGWRIPFMVAFPLGVVGLIMRMKLEDTPDYQRVKDLQQEFEVKPAVPVLEAIRHHGRMVLLGAAIVTGGTVSTYVFHNYIPAFLNTDLSIDLDVALGGNLIGLVVYSAATLLWGRLSDTYGRKPFIIGGSVALLVLIYPIVLIDQIGTLPAIALGQSLFGICAAAIMGLVPTLLAEFFPTTVRMSGLSIAYTLANALFGGTAPFVVLWLVGLTGNPLVVVYYCGAAMLFTLVGAFVIRETFDKPLREV, from the coding sequence ATGCCCACCAGCCCCGAGACAAAGCTCGGAAACCCGGATGCTGTAGCAACTGACGTCAAGGCGTCGAAACGCGCTCTCGTCGCCGGCGCAATCGGGAATTTCGTCGAGTGGTACGACTTCGTGCTCTACGGCGCGTCCGCCCCAATCCTCGCCCGTGTCTTCTTCTCCAACGACGACCCACACGCCGCCCTGCTGGCCACGTTCGCCACCTTCGGCATCGCCTTCGTCGCCCGACCCTTCGGTGCCGTCATCCTCGGCAACCTCGGTGACCGAATCGGACGTCGTAATGTACTCGCCGGCGTCGTTCTGACGATGTCAGTCGGAACAGCCCTGATCGCCGCGCTACCCACCTACGCCCAGATCGGCCTCATCGCCCCGCTTCTGCTGCTAGTCATCCGCATCGTGCAGGGTTTCACCGCCGGCGGCGAATTCGGCGGATCCGCCGCATTCATCGTCGAGTACGCTCCACCGGGAAAGCGGGGTCAATACGGATCCTGGCAGACCGCCACGGTCGGGCTCGGATCGGCGACCGCCACCGCAGTGGTGCTGGTGTTCACCGCGGTCCTCCCGCAGGAACAACTCGACTCGTGGGGTTGGCGGATCCCTTTCATGGTCGCTTTCCCCCTGGGTGTGGTCGGCCTAATCATGCGAATGAAGCTCGAGGACACCCCCGACTACCAGCGGGTCAAGGATCTCCAGCAGGAGTTCGAAGTCAAGCCCGCCGTCCCCGTCCTCGAAGCCATCCGACACCACGGGCGCATGGTTCTACTGGGCGCGGCAATCGTCACCGGCGGCACGGTCAGCACCTACGTCTTCCACAATTACATCCCGGCATTCCTCAATACCGACCTGAGTATCGACCTGGACGTGGCACTCGGTGGAAACCTGATCGGCCTCGTCGTCTACTCAGCGGCCACCCTGCTGTGGGGACGCCTGTCGGACACGTACGGGCGCAAGCCGTTCATCATCGGCGGCAGCGTTGCCCTGCTGGTTCTGATCTACCCGATCGTCCTGATCGACCAAATCGGGACACTGCCCGCCATCGCACTCGGCCAGTCCCTCTTCGGGATCTGCGCCGCGGCCATCATGGGCCTGGTACCCACCCTACTGGCGGAGTTCTTCCCGACAACCGTTCGTATGAGCGGACTGTCCATCGCCTACACGCTCGCCAACGCACTCTTCGGCGGCACCGCACCCTTCGTGGTGCTCTGGCTCGTCGGCCTCACGGGAAACCCGCTCGTCGTGGTCTACTACTGCGGCGCGGCGATGCTGTTCACGCTCGTCGGCGCGTTCGTCATTCGAGAGACCTTCGACAAACCACTCCGCGAGGTCTGA